The Paraburkholderia acidiphila DNA window GAGATCGACGAGCAGCATGGCGGTGCGCTCGACTTCGCCAACGCGCGTAAAGAGCGTGCGCCCAATGGCCTGCTCGAGCCGCACGCGGTTGTAGAGGCCAGTGAGCGGATCGGTCGACGCCTGGCGTTCGAGCCGGTGCACGAGCACCGCCAGATAGATGGACGTCGCCACGATGCTGAGCGCGATGCCGAGCGCGGCCGTGATATTGGCGTGCCACCACGGTTGCCAGTGCATCAGTCCCATGATGCCGACGAGCGCCACGACACACGAAAGGCCCAGCATGCGCTGGCCATAGCGGCAGCCCGCGCCGACCAGAAACCAGAAGGCCACCCACAGGAGCGGCAGCGCAGCCGTGCCGCCCACGGCCAGCGCGGCGGTGACGATGGCCTGATCGGCGAACGTGGAAAGCGCGAGGCGCACGAGCGAGCGCGCTGGTGCGACGGTTACCGCCACATACGTGATGACGCCGAACGCCACATAAGCGGTGACCGCCAGAAGCGTGGCGTAGACATGCGTCGAGCGATAGATCGAGCAGGCAAGAAGGTAGGCGAGAAGGACGACGGAGCCGAGCGTAATGCGCAGTACGGCCTGTTCCTTTTCAGGGTCCTTCGGAAAGGCGCGATACAACGCTTTCCCGGGCCAGGAATGTGTTTCCGTGTCGCCCATGGCTGCCACCCCCGCTGTCATTCTGTATTTTGTCGCCCGGTAGTGTACCCCACACCTATTGCGATTCGAGACGCGAAAAAAAACGACATTCGGACGCGTCCGCTGTCGATGCGAGTTGAATTGCGCCGAACGCTCGGGTGGTGCCGTCGCGCCTGGCAACGCCACGCAACGCTGCGCAATTTCGCGCCGAATGACCGATACTGTGGCGCACATCGCATGGAATCCATCAATTCCGAATTGGCTCGATCAAACCGGTAAAGGAGACGTCATGGGTAGGGAAGGTCTGGAAAAGCAGGGTATGTCGTGTGAGCGGCTCGCGCGGATCGAACGTTTTCTCGACGAGAACTACGTCGGCGCGGGCACGCTCGCCGGCACCGTCACCCAGGTGTGGCGGCGTGGCGAACTCGCGCTGAACTCGGTGCTGGGTCTCGCGGACCGCGAGCGGCAGACGCGCATGGCCGAGGACTCGATCTTCCGCATCTACTCGATGACCAAGCCCATTACGTCGGTGGCGATCATGATGCTGGTCGAGGCGTGCAAGATCGCGCTCGACGACCCCGTGAGCAAGTACATCCCGTCATGGGAAAAACTTGGCGTGTACGCGGGCGGTCTCATGGAGAGCTTCCAGACGCGTGCGAGCGCGCGCCCGATGCGTGTGGTCGACCTGTTGCGCCATACCTCGGGCCTGACCTACGGTTTCCAGCAAAACACCAATGTCGATGCGGCGTATCGCAAGCTGAAGGTGGGTGAGCTTGCGACCGCAGGCACGCTCGACGACATGATCGAAAAGCTGGCCACGGTGCCGCTGGAATTTTCGCCGGGTGAAGCGTGGAACTATTCGGTTTCGACGGACGTGCTCGGCTATCTCGTCGGCAAGGTCAGCGGCATGGCCTTCGAGGACTTCCTGAAAGCGCGGATCTTCGACCCCCTCGGCATGGTCGATACGGCCTTTTACGTGCCGCAGGAAAAGCTGTCCCGCTTCTGCGCCTGCTATGCCATCGGCGCGCTCGGCTCGAAGGTCGTGTCCGATAGAGGGCCGACGCTGCAGGACGATCCGCAGACGAGCCCTTATCGCGAACCGCCCTCGTTCGTTTCGGGCGGCGGCGGCCTGGTTTCCACGGCCGCGGACTACATGCGCTTCTCGCGTATGCTGCTGCGCGGCGGCGAGTTGGACGGCGTGCGTTTGCTCGGGCCGAAGACCGTCCAGTTGATGACCGCCAACCATCTGCCGGGCGGTGTCGACCTGCCACGCCTCTCGCGCTCGATGTTCACCGAAGCGGCCTACGAAGGCGTGGGTTTCGGGCTTGGCTTCGCCACGACGATTGCACCCGCATCCACACTGATTCCGGGTAGCGCTGGCGACTTCTTCTGGGGTGGCGCGGCCAGCACGTTTTTCTGGGTCGATCCGCGCGAGGACATGATCGTGCTGTTTCTCACGCAACTCCTGCCTTCGACTGCGTACCCGATTCGCCGGCAGTTGCGCACGCTCGTGTACAGCGCGATTACAGAGTGCGGAACCTGAGATTCGCGCCGCAATGGACCCGCTTTCCGATGTGCTTTCCCTGCTGAAGGTCAAAAGCGTGCTTTCGGCGCGCATTGAGGCGGTGGGTCCCTGGGCGCCGCGCTTTCCCGCTTATCGTCACGTCAAGTTTGGCGGCGTGATCGAGGGCGCGCGATGGGTATGGATCGAAGGCGTGACCACGCCCGTGAAAATGGAGGAGGGCGACTTCTGTCTGCTTACCGACGGCTCGCCTTATTGTTTTGCGAGCGATCCGGGCGTGGCGCTGCAAAACGGAGAGCAGATATTCGCCAGTCACCTGGATGCGGATGGCATTGTGCGCTATGGATCTGGTGATGCATCTCATCTAC harbors:
- a CDS encoding GGDEF domain-containing protein → MGDTETHSWPGKALYRAFPKDPEKEQAVLRITLGSVVLLAYLLACSIYRSTHVYATLLAVTAYVAFGVITYVAVTVAPARSLVRLALSTFADQAIVTAALAVGGTAALPLLWVAFWFLVGAGCRYGQRMLGLSCVVALVGIMGLMHWQPWWHANITAALGIALSIVATSIYLAVLVHRLERQASTDPLTGLYNRVRLEQAIGRTLFTRVGEVERTAMLLVDLDGFKEVNDSFGHAVGDELLRNFAAALERRMRRGDTLARLGGDEFVVLARHVYDKNDALTVANSIHAILANMRTAGGYPVTVSCSIGVCLLTEGTGSRSLDARTLMRAVDSAMYRAKSRGMGKTEFVDTVGVVPDMV
- a CDS encoding serine hydrolase domain-containing protein: MGREGLEKQGMSCERLARIERFLDENYVGAGTLAGTVTQVWRRGELALNSVLGLADRERQTRMAEDSIFRIYSMTKPITSVAIMMLVEACKIALDDPVSKYIPSWEKLGVYAGGLMESFQTRASARPMRVVDLLRHTSGLTYGFQQNTNVDAAYRKLKVGELATAGTLDDMIEKLATVPLEFSPGEAWNYSVSTDVLGYLVGKVSGMAFEDFLKARIFDPLGMVDTAFYVPQEKLSRFCACYAIGALGSKVVSDRGPTLQDDPQTSPYREPPSFVSGGGGLVSTAADYMRFSRMLLRGGELDGVRLLGPKTVQLMTANHLPGGVDLPRLSRSMFTEAAYEGVGFGLGFATTIAPASTLIPGSAGDFFWGGAASTFFWVDPREDMIVLFLTQLLPSTAYPIRRQLRTLVYSAITECGT
- a CDS encoding cupin domain-containing protein, with the protein product MDPLSDVLSLLKVKSVLSARIEAVGPWAPRFPAYRHVKFGGVIEGARWVWIEGVTTPVKMEEGDFCLLTDGSPYCFASDPGVALQNGEQIFASHLDADGIVRYGSGDASHLQEQAL